A region from the Ichthyobacterium seriolicida genome encodes:
- a CDS encoding YifB family Mg chelatase-like AAA ATPase → MLTKTYGSALYGISAYIVTIEVDINRGVGFYLVGLPDNAVKESSKRIYSALQNNGFNWPGKKITINMAPADIRKEGACYDLSIAIGILVSSKQIEALELDEYLIMGELSLDGDLQPIKGVLPIALKAKEEGFKRLIVPKQNEKEAAIVDGISVYGMNNIVDVAQFLSKKKSMEPYVIDIKKILGETSSKYEFDFEDVRGQESVKRALEVAAAGGHNIILIGSPGSGKTMMAKRLPSILPPLTLSEALETTKIYSVTKNIKKNISIMTERPFRSPHHTISDIALVGGGSYPQPGEISLAHNGVLFLDELPEFKRSVLEVMRQPLEDREIIISRAKFTVMYPSSFMLVASMNPSPSGYFPDTNNNFSSSQLEMQRYFSKISGPLLDRIDLHIEVAPVPFEELSKDEKSENSSEIRKRVVRARNIQTERFQHCDNVNYNAQMNKRHIEDFCKLSDIEKDLLKRAMDTLNLSARAYDRILKVSRTIADLEGLENIQVRHLTEAIQYRSLDREGWMR, encoded by the coding sequence ATGTTGACAAAGACATACGGTAGCGCCCTATATGGGATTAGCGCATATATAGTAACAATAGAAGTAGATATAAATCGAGGGGTGGGGTTTTATCTAGTCGGTTTGCCAGATAATGCAGTAAAAGAGAGTAGCAAGAGGATATATTCTGCTCTTCAGAACAATGGCTTTAATTGGCCAGGTAAGAAGATAACCATAAATATGGCTCCTGCAGATATAAGAAAGGAAGGGGCTTGTTATGATTTGAGTATAGCTATAGGTATTTTAGTCTCTTCCAAACAGATAGAAGCTCTAGAATTGGATGAGTATTTAATAATGGGAGAATTATCTCTAGACGGAGATCTACAACCTATAAAAGGAGTGTTGCCCATAGCATTAAAGGCCAAAGAAGAAGGCTTTAAAAGGTTGATTGTTCCAAAACAAAATGAAAAAGAAGCAGCTATAGTAGATGGAATAAGTGTTTATGGGATGAATAATATCGTCGATGTAGCTCAGTTTTTGTCAAAGAAGAAATCTATGGAGCCCTATGTGATAGATATTAAAAAAATCCTTGGAGAAACTTCCAGTAAATACGAATTTGACTTTGAAGATGTAAGAGGTCAAGAAAGTGTAAAAAGAGCATTAGAAGTGGCTGCTGCAGGAGGACATAATATCATTTTAATAGGATCTCCAGGCTCGGGCAAAACTATGATGGCAAAGAGATTACCATCTATATTACCTCCCTTAACTCTAAGCGAAGCATTGGAAACAACTAAGATATATAGTGTTACTAAAAATATAAAAAAGAATATTTCTATTATGACAGAACGCCCTTTTAGGTCACCTCATCACACCATATCTGATATAGCATTAGTAGGTGGAGGAAGTTATCCACAGCCAGGCGAAATATCATTAGCTCACAATGGAGTTCTCTTTTTAGACGAGTTGCCAGAATTTAAAAGGAGTGTCTTAGAAGTTATGAGACAACCCTTAGAAGATAGAGAAATAATCATATCTAGAGCTAAGTTCACAGTGATGTATCCCTCTAGTTTTATGCTTGTAGCTTCTATGAATCCTAGTCCTTCGGGATATTTTCCAGATACAAATAACAACTTTAGTTCATCGCAATTAGAAATGCAACGTTATTTTAGTAAAATATCAGGTCCTCTTTTAGATAGAATAGATCTTCATATAGAAGTCGCTCCCGTGCCTTTCGAAGAGTTATCAAAAGATGAAAAGTCAGAGAATAGCAGTGAAATAAGAAAGAGAGTTGTTAGAGCTAGAAATATACAGACAGAGAGGTTTCAACATTGCGATAATGTCAATTACAATGCTCAGATGAACAAAAGACACATAGAAGATTTTTGCAAATTATCAGATATAGAAAAAGATCTTTTAAAAAGAGCTATGGATACTCTAAATCTATCAGCCCGTGCGTACGATAGAATATTAAAAGTGTCTAGAACGATAGCTGATTTAGAAGGTTTGGAAAATATACAAGTCAGACATCTCACCGAAGCCATACAATACAGAAGCTTAGATAGAGAAGGATGGATGAGATAG